The proteins below come from a single Aegilops tauschii subsp. strangulata cultivar AL8/78 chromosome 6, Aet v6.0, whole genome shotgun sequence genomic window:
- the LOC109737795 gene encoding protein FAR1-RELATED SEQUENCE 5-like: MAYASDESMFEYLNVVSKMFDSEVEGYEFYNKYALEKGFSVRRSYVEWDGSNKYIILRKIVCSRQGFREEKHMKRKMEDRKRRPRSLTRVGCNAKLVITRQEETGRWFVKDFIDEHSHPLAPRDLSCLMRSHRRISDEQKADIADMEKCGIRKYRIMDILCFQYGRFDKVGCIKRDIYNFCHANKQETISAGDANTVIMHMMARRERDVDFFFKYLVDEHGHVKGLFWADSQSRLDYEAFGDVIVFDSTYRTNKYNLPFVPFVGLNHHRSTVIFGCGIISHETSQAYEWMLRTFFDFMAQKHPISVITDGDLAMQRAIRVVWPDSNHRLCIWHIQQNIVRHLHDDDVKEEFRSFIYDTSFIEEHEIKWIQFLQRNKVTSEESWLHQMYQMRKLWCAPYLEGRCYLGLSSNQRSESLNSVLHTHLEGKMSLFEMLEHYERCLASRWINEALQDVEALQSVPFTEENASPLEKHAATIFTPSVFKMVLWSIDAVSKCQIREILDGSEDSTYVVSKQERMDKKFGVRIEEQGGLLHRRYRELQNCSHAASFKACHSDEDYHRLKMLLEAQHHGKQSSFEQADSKESTNAQHNSIRFGPLMPHSEKVDKVLDPVHVLGRGAPKKRLQAKTKKSRSQNICGYCKNPGHNRRKCAKLLEDLEAEL; encoded by the exons ATGGCGTATGCAAGTGATGAGAGTATGTTCGAGTATCTAAATGTTGTCAGCAAGATGTTTGATAGTGAGGTCGAAGGCTATGAATTCTACAACAAATATGCTCTTGAAAAAGGTTTTAGTGTGCGGAGAAGCTACGTTGAGTGGGATGGATCCAACAAATACATAATTTTAAGGAAAATTGTGTGTAGTCGTCAAGGGTTTCGCGAAGAGAAGCACATGAAAAGAAAGATGGAAGAtagaaagaggaggccacgaagTTTAACTCGTGTTGGGTGTAATGCTAAATTGGTCATTACGAGACAGGAGGAAACCGGTCGGTGGTTTGTCAAGGATTTCATCGATGAGCACAGCCATCCTCTAGCCCCACGGGATCTTTCTTGTCTGATGCGTTCGCACAGACGAATTAGCGATGAGCAGAAAGCGGACATTGCGGACATGGAAAAATGTGGGATCCGCAAATACCGTATTATGGATATTTTGTGCTTTCAATACGGTCGATTTGATAAGGTTGGATGCATAAAGAGGGACATTTATAATTTCTGCCATGCTAATAAGCAGGAGACAATCAGTGCCGGTGATGCTAATACGGTGATCATGCACATGATGGCGAGGCGAGAGCGAGATGTGGATTTTTTCTTCAAGTACTTGGTAGACGAGCATGGCCATGTGAAGGGACTGTTCTGGGCTGATAGTCAATCGCGACTTGACTACGAGGCTTTCGGAGACGTCATTGTTTTCGATAGCACATACAGAACCAACAAATACAATCTGCCATTCGTGCCGTTTGTCGGGTTGAATCACCACCGCAGCACTGTTATTTTTGGCTGTGGTATAATTTCTCATGAAACAAGCCAGGCATACGAGTGGATGTTGCGGACCTTTTTTGATTTCATGGCACAGAAGCATCCGATATCTGTGATCACAGATGGGGACCTTGCAATGCAGAGAGCAATCAGGGTGGTCTGGCCAGACTCAAACCATAGACTATGTATATGGCACATTCAGCAGAACATTGTACGCCATCTGCATGATGACGACGTAAAGGAGGAATTCAGATCTTTCATTTATGATACTTCTTTCATTGAAGAGCATGAGATAAAATGGATACAATTCTTACAACGGAATAAAGTAACCAGTGAGGAGTCTTGGCTGCATCAGATGTATCAGATGAGAAAGTTGTGGTGTGCTCCATATCTTGAGGGGCGTTGTTACCTAGGATTGAGCAGCAATCAGAGGAGTGAGAGCTTGAACTCTGTGCTACATACGCATCTTGAGGGTAAGATGTCGTTGTTTGAAATGCTAGAGCACTATGAGCGTTGCCTTGCGTCGCGATGGATTAACGAAGCTCTCCAAGACGTCGAAGCCTTGCAGTCCGTTCCATTTACAGAGGAAAATGCTTCGCCGCTTGAGAAACACGCCGCAACAATTTTCACACCTAGTGTCTTTAAGATGGTCTTATGGAGCATAGATGCTGTCAGCAAATGTCAGATCAGAGAGATACTAGATGGATCAGAAGATTCCACTTATGTTGTGTCCAAGCAGGAAAGAATGGATAAAAAGTTTGGAGTGCGCATTGAAGAGCAAGGAGGTCTTTTGCACAGG AGGTACCGCGAGTTGCAGAATTGTAGTCACGCCGCAAGTTTCAAGGCATGCCACTCTGATGAGGACTATCACCGTCTAAAGATGCTTTTGGAAGCACAACATCATGGCAAGCAATCAAGTTTTGAACAAGCTGACAGCAAGGAGTCAACTAATGCTCAGCATAACAGCATTAGGTTTGGCCCGTTGATGCCGCACTCGGAGAAAGTTGATAAGGTTCTGGATCCCGTGCATGTGCTAGGCCGAGGTGCACCGAAGAAAAGGCTGCAGGCAAAGACAAAGAAGTCAAGATCACAGAATATCTGTGGCTATTGCAAGAATCCTGGTCACAATCGACGTAAATGCGCTAAATTGCTAGAG GATCTCGAGGCTGAACTGTGA